One segment of Meriones unguiculatus strain TT.TT164.6M chromosome 3, Bangor_MerUng_6.1, whole genome shotgun sequence DNA contains the following:
- the Pank4 gene encoding 4'-phosphopantetheine phosphatase isoform X1, with amino-acid sequence MAERGASGGGSGGDSLDKSITLPPDEIFRNLENAKRFAIDIGGSLTKLAYYSTVQHKVAKVRSFDHPGKDMEQDHEPPYEVSVQEEITARLHFIKFENAYMEACLDFIRDHLVNTETKVIQATGGGAYKFKDLIEQKLRLKVDKEDVMTCLIKGCNFVLKNIPHEAFMYQKDSDPEFRFQINHPNIFPYLLVNIGSGVSIVKVETEDRFEWVGGSSIGGGTFWGLGALLTKTKKFDELLQLASRGRHANVDMLVQDIYGGAHQTLGLSGNLIASSFGKSATADREFSKEDMAKSLLHMISNDIGQLACLYAKLHGLDRVYFGGFFIRGHPVTMRTITYSINFFSKGEVQALFLRHEGYLGAIGAFLKGAEQDNPNQYSWGENYAASSGLMSTSPELCPTQRARSGTFDLLEMDRLERPLVNLPLLLDPSSYVPDTVDLTDDALARQYWLTCFEEALDGVVKRAVASQPESIDAAERAEKFRQKYWGKLQTLRQQPFAYGTLTVRSLLDTREHCLNEFNFPDPYSKVKQKENGLALKCFQSVTRSLDSLGWEERQLALVKGLLAGNVFDWGAKAVSDVLESDPQFGFEEAKRKLQERPWLVDSYTKWLQRLKGPPHKCALIFADNSGIDIILGVFPFVRELLFRGTEVILACNSGPALNDVTYSESLIVAERIAAMDPIICSALREDRLLLVQTGSSSPCLDLSRLDKGLAVLVRERAADLVVIEGMGRAIHTNYHASLRCESLKLAVVKNAWLAERLGGQLFSVIFKYEVPTN; translated from the exons GTGGATCATTGACCAAGTTGGCATACTAttccactgtacagcacaaagtGGCCAAAGTGAGGTCTTTTGACCACCCAGGAAAG GACATGGAGCAGGACCACGAGCCTCCCTATGAGGTCTCAGTTCAGGAGGAGATCACAGCACGCCTGCACTTCATCAAGTTTGAGAACGCCTACATGGAGGCCTGCCTGGACTTCATCAGAGACCACCTTGTTAATACTGAGACCAAGGTCATCCAGGCCACCGGGGGTGGAGCCTACAAGTTCAAGGACCTCATCGAGCAGAAGCTGCGCCTCAA GGTGGACAAAGAGGATGTAATGACCTGCTTGATTAAGGGGTGCAACTTCGTGCTGAAGAACATCCCACATGAGGCCTTCATGTACCAGAAAGACTCAGACCCAGAGTTCCGGTTTCAGATAAATCATCCTAACATCTTCCCCTACCTCCTGGTCAACATTGGCTCCGGAGTCTCCATTGTGAAG GTGGAGACAGAGGACCGGTTCGAGTGGGTTGGTGGAAGCTCCATTGGAGGAGGCACCTTCTGGGGGCTCGGGGCTCTGCTCACCAAGACAAAG AAGTTTGATGAGCTGCTGCAACTGGCTTCCAGAGGCCGGCATGCCAATGTTGACATGCTGGTACAGGACATTTATGGTGGGGCCCACCAGACCCTAGGGCTGAGTGGCAACCTCATCGCAAGCAGTTTTGGGAAGTCAGCCACTGCTGACAGAG AGTTCTCCAAAGAAGACATGGCCAAGAGCCTGCTGCACATGATCAGCAATGACATTGGGCAGCTCGCCTGCCTCTACGCCAAGCTTCACGGCTTAGACAGGGTCTACTTTGGGGGCTTCTTCATCCGGGGCCACCCTGTGACCATGCGTACCATCACCTACAGCATTAACTTCTTCTCCAAG GGTGAAGTCCAGGCGCTCTTTCTGAGACATGAAGGCTACCTGGGAGCCATCGGGGCGTTTTTAAAAGGAGCCGAGCAAGACA ATCCTAACCAGTACAGCTGGGGTGAGAACTACGCAGCCAGCTCCGGGCTGATGAGCACGTCGCCCGAGCTGTGCCCGACACAGCGGGCGAGGAGCGGCACA TTTGACCTCCTGGAGATGGACCGGCTCGAGAGGCCACTGGTCAACCTGCCCCTCCTTCTGGACCCATCCTCCTACGTGCCTGACACGGTGGACCTGACAGATGACGCTCTGGCCCGCCAGTACTGGCTCACATGCTTTGAGGAGGCCCTGGACGGG GTGGTGAAGCGAGCTGTGGCCAGCCAGCCAGAATCCATAGACGCAGCTGAGAGGGCAGAGAAGTTCCGGCAGAAGTACTGGGGAAAACTGCAGACGCTTCGGCAGCAGCCCTT TGCTTACGGGACCCTGACTGTGCGCAGCCTGCTGGACACACGGGAGCATTGCCTGAATGAGTTCAACTTCCCAGACCCGTACTCCAAG gtgaagcagaaagaaaacGGCCTCGCGCTAAAGTGCTTTCAGAGTGTGACGCGCTCCCTGGACTCCCTAGGCTGGGAAGAGCGGCAGCTGGCCCTGGTGAAGGGGCTGTTAGCCGGGAACGTGTTCGACTGGGGAGCCAAGGCCGTGTCTGA TGTCCTCGAATCGGACCCCCAGTTTGGGTTTgaagaagcaaagagaaaattGCAAG AACGGCCCTGGCTGGTGGATTCCTACACCAAGTGGCTCCAGAGGTTAAAG GGGCCCCCTCATAAATGTGCCTTAATTTTCGCAGATAACAGTGGAATAGACATCATTTTGGGAGTCTtcccctttgtcagggagctACTCTTTAGAGGGACTGAG GTCATCTTGGCATGCAACTCAGGCCCTGCCCTGAATGACGTGACGTACAGTGAGTCCCTCATCGTGGCAGAACGCATTGCGGCCATGGACCCTATCATCTG CTCGGCACTCAGAGAGGATAGGCTGCTGCTGGTGCAGACCGGTTCCAGCTCCCCATGCCTGGATCTCAG CCGCCTAGACAAGGGGCTGGCCGTGCTGGTGCGGGAGCGCGCTGCTGACCTGGTGGTCATCGAGGGAATGGGCCGCGCCATCCACACCAACTATCATGCATCGTTGCGCTGTGAGAGTCTCAAGCTGGCGGTGGTGAAGAACGCATGGCTGGCTGAGCGGCTAGGTGGCCAGCTCTTCAGTGTCATCTTCAAATATGAGGTTCCCACCAACTGA
- the Pank4 gene encoding 4'-phosphopantetheine phosphatase isoform X2 translates to MSTSPELCPTQRARSGTFDLLEMDRLERPLVNLPLLLDPSSYVPDTVDLTDDALARQYWLTCFEEALDGVVKRAVASQPESIDAAERAEKFRQKYWGKLQTLRQQPFAYGTLTVRSLLDTREHCLNEFNFPDPYSKVKQKENGLALKCFQSVTRSLDSLGWEERQLALVKGLLAGNVFDWGAKAVSDVLESDPQFGFEEAKRKLQERPWLVDSYTKWLQRLKGPPHKCALIFADNSGIDIILGVFPFVRELLFRGTEVILACNSGPALNDVTYSESLIVAERIAAMDPIICSALREDRLLLVQTGSSSPCLDLSRLDKGLAVLVRERAADLVVIEGMGRAIHTNYHASLRCESLKLAVVKNAWLAERLGGQLFSVIFKYEVPTN, encoded by the exons ATGAGCACGTCGCCCGAGCTGTGCCCGACACAGCGGGCGAGGAGCGGCACA TTTGACCTCCTGGAGATGGACCGGCTCGAGAGGCCACTGGTCAACCTGCCCCTCCTTCTGGACCCATCCTCCTACGTGCCTGACACGGTGGACCTGACAGATGACGCTCTGGCCCGCCAGTACTGGCTCACATGCTTTGAGGAGGCCCTGGACGGG GTGGTGAAGCGAGCTGTGGCCAGCCAGCCAGAATCCATAGACGCAGCTGAGAGGGCAGAGAAGTTCCGGCAGAAGTACTGGGGAAAACTGCAGACGCTTCGGCAGCAGCCCTT TGCTTACGGGACCCTGACTGTGCGCAGCCTGCTGGACACACGGGAGCATTGCCTGAATGAGTTCAACTTCCCAGACCCGTACTCCAAG gtgaagcagaaagaaaacGGCCTCGCGCTAAAGTGCTTTCAGAGTGTGACGCGCTCCCTGGACTCCCTAGGCTGGGAAGAGCGGCAGCTGGCCCTGGTGAAGGGGCTGTTAGCCGGGAACGTGTTCGACTGGGGAGCCAAGGCCGTGTCTGA TGTCCTCGAATCGGACCCCCAGTTTGGGTTTgaagaagcaaagagaaaattGCAAG AACGGCCCTGGCTGGTGGATTCCTACACCAAGTGGCTCCAGAGGTTAAAG GGGCCCCCTCATAAATGTGCCTTAATTTTCGCAGATAACAGTGGAATAGACATCATTTTGGGAGTCTtcccctttgtcagggagctACTCTTTAGAGGGACTGAG GTCATCTTGGCATGCAACTCAGGCCCTGCCCTGAATGACGTGACGTACAGTGAGTCCCTCATCGTGGCAGAACGCATTGCGGCCATGGACCCTATCATCTG CTCGGCACTCAGAGAGGATAGGCTGCTGCTGGTGCAGACCGGTTCCAGCTCCCCATGCCTGGATCTCAG CCGCCTAGACAAGGGGCTGGCCGTGCTGGTGCGGGAGCGCGCTGCTGACCTGGTGGTCATCGAGGGAATGGGCCGCGCCATCCACACCAACTATCATGCATCGTTGCGCTGTGAGAGTCTCAAGCTGGCGGTGGTGAAGAACGCATGGCTGGCTGAGCGGCTAGGTGGCCAGCTCTTCAGTGTCATCTTCAAATATGAGGTTCCCACCAACTGA